The following coding sequences are from one Diabrotica virgifera virgifera chromosome 2, PGI_DIABVI_V3a window:
- the LOC126880486 gene encoding uncharacterized protein LOC126880486, with the protein MCAFKAEHLLVDELDYELKIRDIMPEESTTVDKKRNLLRGALKQEAGNRSFLQISAVSLPFEEQQKGITETLDSLSKKIEKFRGTVKDTEYARLTSRLGHISARVHLLHCPSEEQEPFKRSVSLKILTLEGELDSRVNPIATSTPNASVNVPSFTYSKPVQVHKWGISFSGEKQHTDVMSFLERVECLRISRGVSEEDLFAASAELFTGTAFTWFMNNRGNFSCWSDLIKKLKSDFLPYSFQDDLLDQIKNHKQKPGESVTMFINTILGMCSRLDTPLSDLAKIKIILKCLLPFYHQQLALMDIQNIDDLTIKCKRLEETLSWSSQPPSTSRSSSNSSSQPTSFRQRSWPNKGHDHNVSVVSSLVCWNCDQPGHPFYNCAIPQSRIFCHGCGRENTLKRNCSKCSGNETSEVRPLNVSPSNTQSGNPTPSSNETAGPSTSSNPNPSSRKGKGVSFKKTAHTTKQN; encoded by the coding sequence atgtgtgcttttaaagctgaacatcttctggtggatgaattggattatgaattaaagattcgggacataatgccagaggagtcgacaactgtcgataaaaaacgcaatcttttgagaggtgctttgaaacaagaagctggcaatagaagttttctccaaatttcagctgtatcccttccttttgaggaacaacaaaaaggaatcactgaaacattggacagcttgtctaaaaaaatcgaaaagtttaggggaactgtaaaggatacagagtatgcgcgattaacatctcgtctaggccatatttctgcccgtgtacacttgctacactgtccttctgaagaacaggaaccgttcaagaggtctgtttctcttaaaatattaacactagagggtgaacttgattctagagttaaccccattgctacctctactcctaatgcttcagtcaatgtacctagctttacgtactccaaacctgttcaagtacacaaatggggtatttcattttcaggtgaaaaacagcacactgatgtgatgtcatttttagaaagggttgaatgtcttcgaatatctagaggtgtttctgaagaggatttgtttgctgcttctgctgagttgttcaccgggaccgcttttacatggtttatgaataacaggggtaatttttcttgttggtctgatctgattaaaaagttgaagtcggattttcttccgtattcattccaggatgatttattagatcaaattaagaatcataagcagaaacctggggaatctgttactatgtttattaatactatattaggtatgtgtagtcgtttagacactcctttgtcagatttagctaaaattaaaatcatccttaaatgtctattgcccttttatcatcaacaattagctcttatggacattcagaacattgatgaccttactataaaatgcaaacgtttggaggaaacgttatcctggtcttctcaacctccatccacatctcgatcctcttctaactcttcttctcagccaacttcctttaggcaacgttcttggccAAATAAGGGCCATGAtcataatgtttcggttgttagttctcttgtctgTTGGAATTGTGATCAGCCAGGTCATCCGTTTTACAATTGTGCAATTCCTCAAagtcgtattttctgccatggttgtggccgagagaacacccttaaaaggaattgttctaagtgttcgggaaacgagacgtcggaggtccgtcccctgaacgtttctccgtccaacacccaatcagggaatccaaccccatcgtcaaacgaaactgctggaccaagcacatccagcaacccaaacccatcttcacgaaaagggaaaggggtgtcgttcaagaaaacagcacacaccacaaaacaaaattaa